From Microbacterium invictum, the proteins below share one genomic window:
- a CDS encoding MFS transporter yields the protein MDQTLTHSQLVRWRTAIFAIFAASGLSVATWASRVPSIKADLGIENSQIGLLLLGMGIASILGLSSSSVVIARFGTRKGMLGAMIIFATGVALIGVGTNVAPSATIVVIGLALFGFGNGAVDVMMNVEGAAIETHVNKTILPLFHAFFSFGTVVGAGLGALAANLGVNVFAHTAVIAVLILIGAFVAIANVPAREVAGDTVDDHAVDKPGWRERLAVSLSAWREPRTYALGVVMLGMSFAEGGANDWLALAVSEDHHGGIALGAIALTVFSVAMTAVRIAGGPLVDRFGRVAVLRILAVTAAAGILLVILAPNLPLVFVGAALWGIGASLGFPLGMSAAADDPAKAAARVSAAATIGYVAFLCGPPVLGLISDHIGLLNTLYILVVLVVASGLASSAAKPLAGAKVGAGPH from the coding sequence GTGGATCAGACCCTCACGCACTCGCAGCTCGTCCGCTGGCGCACCGCGATCTTCGCGATCTTCGCCGCCAGTGGGCTCAGCGTCGCCACCTGGGCGTCGCGGGTGCCGTCGATCAAGGCCGACCTGGGCATCGAGAACAGCCAGATCGGCCTGCTGCTGCTGGGCATGGGCATCGCCTCGATCCTCGGCCTGTCGTCGTCGTCGGTGGTCATCGCCCGGTTCGGCACGCGCAAGGGCATGCTCGGCGCGATGATCATCTTCGCGACCGGCGTGGCGCTGATCGGCGTGGGCACGAACGTGGCCCCGTCCGCGACGATCGTCGTGATCGGCCTCGCGCTGTTCGGCTTCGGCAACGGCGCTGTGGACGTCATGATGAACGTCGAGGGCGCGGCGATCGAGACACACGTGAACAAGACGATCCTGCCGCTGTTCCACGCGTTCTTCAGCTTCGGCACCGTGGTCGGCGCGGGTCTGGGCGCCCTCGCCGCGAACCTCGGCGTGAACGTCTTCGCGCACACGGCCGTCATCGCTGTTCTGATCCTCATCGGCGCGTTCGTCGCGATCGCGAACGTGCCCGCGCGGGAGGTCGCCGGTGACACCGTCGACGACCACGCCGTCGACAAGCCCGGCTGGCGCGAGCGTCTCGCCGTGTCACTGTCGGCCTGGCGCGAGCCTCGCACCTACGCGCTCGGGGTCGTCATGCTCGGCATGTCGTTCGCCGAGGGCGGCGCCAACGACTGGCTCGCACTGGCGGTCAGCGAGGATCACCACGGCGGAATCGCGCTCGGAGCGATCGCCCTGACGGTGTTCTCGGTCGCGATGACGGCCGTGCGCATCGCCGGCGGGCCCCTCGTCGACCGCTTCGGCCGGGTCGCCGTGCTGCGCATTCTCGCGGTGACGGCGGCCGCCGGCATTCTGCTGGTGATCCTCGCGCCGAACCTGCCGCTGGTGTTCGTCGGAGCGGCCCTGTGGGGCATCGGGGCCTCGCTCGGCTTCCCGCTGGGCATGTCGGCCGCGGCCGACGACCCCGCGAAGGCGGCCGCCCGCGTCAGCGCCGCGGCGACGATCGGCTACGTCGCGTTCCTGTGCGGCCCGCCCGTGCTGGGCCTGATCAGCGACCACATCGGCCTGCTGAACACGCTCTACATCCTGGTCGTGCTCGTCGTGGCGTCGGGCCTTGCCTCCTCGGCTGCGAAGCCGCTCGCCGGCGCGAAGGTCGGCGCCGGCCCCCACTGA
- the nucS gene encoding endonuclease NucS: MRLVIARCSVDYTGRLNAHLPEATRLLLHKGDGSLLVHSDGGSYKPLNWMSPPCTLTVVEPDQSEGDVVEKWRVTHAKTGDALTVRIYEVLHDSAHELGVDPGLVKDGVESDLQRLLAEQVSVIGDGLTLVRREFPTAIGPVDLLLRNPSGGTVAVEVKRRGDIDGVEQLTRYLELLGRDPHLAPVTGVFAAQEIKPQAKVLAADRGIRCVTLDYDEMKGVDSGAPRLF, from the coding sequence GTGCGTCTCGTCATTGCCCGCTGCTCCGTCGACTACACCGGCCGTCTGAACGCGCACCTGCCGGAGGCGACGCGGCTGCTGCTGCACAAGGGCGACGGCAGCCTGCTCGTGCACTCGGACGGCGGGTCGTACAAGCCGCTGAACTGGATGAGCCCGCCGTGCACGCTCACCGTTGTCGAGCCGGACCAGTCCGAGGGCGACGTCGTCGAGAAGTGGCGGGTCACCCACGCCAAGACCGGCGACGCGCTGACCGTGCGCATCTACGAGGTGCTGCACGACTCGGCCCACGAGCTGGGCGTCGACCCGGGACTCGTGAAGGACGGCGTCGAGTCCGACCTGCAGCGTCTGCTCGCCGAGCAGGTGTCGGTCATCGGCGACGGGCTGACACTGGTGCGGCGCGAGTTTCCGACCGCGATCGGGCCGGTCGACCTGCTGCTGCGAAACCCGTCGGGCGGCACGGTGGCCGTCGAGGTCAAGCGCCGGGGCGACATCGACGGGGTGGAACAGCTGACGCGCTACCTCGAGCTGCTCGGCCGCGACCCGCACCTGGCGCCGGTGACTGGTGTGTTCGCCGCGCAGGAGATCAAACCACAGGCGAAGGTGCTGGCCGCCGACCGCGGCATCCGCTGCGTGACGCTCGACTACGACGAGATGAAGGGCGTCGACTCGGGCGCCCCGCGGTTGTTCTGA
- a CDS encoding HAD hydrolase-like protein yields the protein MTPRSPFSCVLWDVDGTVVDASEGILRRLTLCLSDLGYPPPTREELVHWIGPPMHESFQTNVGMTPEQAADATAHYRRIGKADGYTTGARLYPGIAELISELRDAGIPQSTASSKPELQVTALMEHFGLTSKLQSITGATPDEKTLASKADIIGESLRRLEVLGHDTSRPVLVGDRHHDIDGAAVHGVPVIFVRWGFSWPHESEGAQAVVDTVDQLRSLLLLPEEA from the coding sequence ATGACACCACGGTCGCCGTTCAGCTGTGTCCTCTGGGACGTCGACGGCACCGTCGTCGACGCATCGGAAGGCATCCTCCGCCGCCTCACCCTGTGCCTGAGCGACCTGGGCTACCCTCCGCCGACCCGCGAGGAGCTCGTCCACTGGATCGGCCCGCCGATGCACGAGTCGTTCCAGACCAACGTCGGCATGACTCCCGAGCAGGCCGCCGACGCCACCGCGCACTACCGGCGCATCGGCAAGGCTGACGGGTACACCACCGGCGCACGCCTCTACCCGGGCATCGCCGAGCTCATCTCCGAGCTGAGGGATGCCGGCATCCCGCAGTCGACGGCCAGCTCGAAGCCCGAGCTGCAGGTCACCGCGCTCATGGAGCATTTCGGGCTCACCTCGAAGCTCCAGTCGATCACCGGGGCGACGCCCGACGAGAAGACTCTGGCATCCAAAGCCGACATCATCGGTGAATCGCTGCGCCGGCTCGAGGTGCTCGGGCACGACACCAGCCGGCCGGTGCTGGTGGGCGACCGGCACCACGACATCGACGGCGCGGCCGTACACGGTGTGCCGGTGATCTTCGTGCGGTGGGGGTTCAGTTGGCCGCATGAGTCCGAGGGGGCGCAGGCCGTGGTCGACACCGTTGACCAGCTGCGCTCGCTGCTGCTGCTCCCGGAGGAGGCGTGA
- a CDS encoding cold-shock protein → MSVSGTVKWFNSEKGFGFIAPDEGGADVFAHYSAIESSGYRSLEENQRVEFEIAQGPKGLQAENIRPI, encoded by the coding sequence ATGAGCGTCAGCGGCACCGTCAAGTGGTTCAACTCGGAGAAGGGCTTCGGCTTCATCGCTCCCGATGAGGGCGGCGCAGACGTCTTCGCCCACTACTCCGCCATCGAGTCGAGCGGCTACCGCTCTCTCGAGGAGAACCAGCGCGTCGAGTTCGAGATCGCGCAGGGCCCCAAGGGCCTGCAGGCGGAGAACATCCGCCCGATCTGA
- a CDS encoding GntR family transcriptional regulator gives MPATLSPIDVTDGMILGDAVYEEIGAAILDGRLQPGQRLRDVDVATQLGVSRTPVREALQRLERFGLVEVAVGRYTRVSEIDDQLRADTAEFTAYFMGNALRIALQSCSDEQLAELVSAVDAVVAAAASDDALQLFDSSTAMFVLATRATGNVVFTTFIREASLAILRNLRGWQPFLTCPLARTTGYTTLRDCIAARDGAGAEQTLRHLHGLA, from the coding sequence ATGCCCGCCACCCTGTCCCCCATCGACGTGACCGATGGCATGATCCTCGGCGATGCCGTCTATGAGGAGATCGGTGCCGCGATCCTCGACGGTCGCCTGCAGCCCGGCCAGCGCCTGCGCGACGTCGACGTCGCCACGCAGCTGGGCGTGTCACGCACCCCCGTGCGCGAAGCCCTGCAGCGTCTCGAACGCTTCGGGCTTGTCGAAGTCGCCGTGGGCCGATACACCCGCGTCTCCGAGATCGATGATCAGCTGCGCGCCGACACAGCGGAGTTCACGGCCTACTTCATGGGCAACGCGCTGCGCATCGCCCTGCAGTCCTGTTCGGATGAGCAGCTCGCCGAACTCGTGTCGGCGGTGGATGCCGTGGTGGCGGCCGCCGCGAGCGACGATGCGCTGCAGTTGTTCGATTCCTCCACGGCGATGTTCGTGCTGGCCACCCGGGCCACCGGCAACGTCGTCTTCACGACGTTCATCCGTGAGGCATCGCTGGCGATCCTTCGCAATCTGCGCGGCTGGCAGCCGTTCCTGACCTGCCCTCTCGCGCGCACGACGGGTTACACGACGCTGCGCGACTGCATCGCCGCCCGCGACGGCGCCGGTGCCGAGCAGACGCTGCGACACCTCCACGGCCTCGCCTGA
- a CDS encoding FhaA domain-containing protein — translation MGLLDSFEKGLERAVNSAFAKTFRSGVQPVEIASALRSELDAKAAVVSRDRILAPNTFEVRLALADEERMRALGATLDDELHRLVDAHAASQGFSFAGPVTIDIRSDEQLSTGTVRVASRTAAGGLVTWRGVLEVNGKPHPLAKGRTVIGRGADADITISDSGASRRHAEVLWDGERAMVRDMGSTNGTKLDGHKITEARLAPDGVITIGRTALAFKVVAQAAPPRPPLPPDDATRVFDIGGRP, via the coding sequence GTGGGACTACTTGACAGCTTCGAGAAGGGACTCGAACGCGCAGTGAACAGCGCGTTCGCGAAGACCTTCCGCAGCGGCGTTCAGCCTGTCGAAATCGCATCCGCACTGCGCAGCGAGCTCGACGCGAAGGCCGCTGTCGTCAGTCGCGACCGCATCCTGGCGCCCAACACGTTCGAGGTACGCCTCGCGCTCGCCGACGAAGAGCGCATGCGCGCACTCGGTGCGACGCTCGACGACGAACTGCATCGCCTCGTCGACGCGCACGCCGCCTCGCAGGGGTTCAGCTTCGCCGGGCCGGTGACCATCGACATCCGCTCCGACGAGCAGCTGTCGACGGGCACCGTTCGCGTGGCCTCACGCACCGCAGCCGGCGGTCTGGTCACCTGGCGCGGGGTGCTCGAGGTAAACGGCAAGCCCCACCCGCTCGCGAAGGGCCGCACCGTGATCGGACGGGGAGCGGATGCCGACATCACGATCTCAGACTCCGGGGCGAGCCGCCGGCACGCCGAGGTGCTCTGGGACGGCGAGCGCGCCATGGTGCGCGACATGGGCTCGACCAACGGCACCAAGCTCGACGGGCACAAGATCACCGAGGCGCGCCTCGCGCCCGACGGCGTCATCACCATCGGACGCACCGCCCTTGCCTTCAAGGTCGTCGCACAGGCCGCGCCGCCTCGCCCGCCGTTGCCTCCCGACGACGCGACCCGGGTCTTCGACATCGGAGGCCGGCCATGA
- a CDS encoding FHA domain-containing protein FhaB/FipA, which produces MSELTLLLLQIGFLILLWFFVFAVVYSLRADLFGVKVRKLPEPAAAPSASAPAHAETTPVAPVAAPARPRSSGPEKATRDTVARIVITSGPKTGLELPLGSEPLTIGRSSESGLVIRDDYTSSHHARLLLWGEQWMIQDLDSTNGTWHDGERVTTPVPVIVGAPIKVGATTFELRK; this is translated from the coding sequence ATGAGTGAACTGACCCTGCTGCTGCTGCAGATCGGCTTCCTGATCCTGCTGTGGTTCTTCGTCTTCGCGGTCGTGTACTCGCTGCGCGCCGATCTGTTCGGCGTCAAGGTGCGAAAGCTCCCCGAGCCGGCGGCGGCACCCTCGGCATCCGCCCCCGCCCATGCCGAGACCACCCCCGTCGCCCCGGTGGCAGCGCCCGCCCGGCCCCGGTCGTCCGGCCCCGAAAAGGCCACCCGCGACACCGTGGCGCGCATCGTCATCACGAGCGGCCCGAAGACGGGCCTCGAACTGCCGCTCGGAAGCGAGCCCCTCACCATCGGGCGATCGAGCGAGTCGGGCCTGGTCATCCGCGACGACTACACCTCGAGCCACCACGCGCGCCTGCTGCTGTGGGGCGAGCAGTGGATGATCCAGGACCTCGATTCGACCAACGGCACCTGGCACGACGGCGAGCGCGTCACCACTCCGGTCCCGGTCATCGTCGGCGCACCCATCAAGGTCGGCGCCACGACGTTCGAGCTGCGGAAGTAG
- a CDS encoding PP2C family protein-serine/threonine phosphatase: MVFEGSSAAISHTGKVRSNNQDSGFCGSNLFVVADGMGGHAGGDVASSLAVHRLKDLDHPFTSNADAERALREAIADTAAELIDTVARRPELAGMGTTVSALMMVEDYAVIAHIGDSRLYLYRDGALTQITADHTFVQRLVDSGRITPEEARYHPRRSVLMRVLGDMDPDPEVDTFIMPTQPGDRWLLCSDGLSGVVDDTHTSKVLGQGLAPGRTADLLLKQALDGGAPDNVTVVLVDVGGNHPLFSGTPTIVGAAAAPTGIDVPAARTGRVGGWFHPARQAANEPTHFEPSSEFLEELIEEDRRRARRRRVWWGIGFLTIIAALVAATFLAYSWTQTRYFGGADDDTVVIFRGIQQDIGPISLSDPYEDTGILLADLPGYQRTMVEQTISARSLADAQAIVDNLRPRTETVP; this comes from the coding sequence ATGGTCTTCGAGGGCTCGAGCGCCGCCATCTCGCACACCGGGAAGGTCCGCTCCAACAACCAGGATTCGGGCTTCTGCGGCTCGAACCTGTTCGTCGTCGCCGACGGCATGGGCGGTCACGCCGGCGGCGATGTCGCCTCGAGCCTGGCCGTGCATCGGCTGAAGGATCTCGACCATCCCTTCACCTCGAACGCCGACGCCGAGCGGGCACTGCGCGAGGCGATAGCCGACACCGCGGCCGAACTCATCGACACGGTGGCCCGCCGCCCCGAGCTGGCCGGAATGGGCACGACCGTCAGCGCCCTGATGATGGTCGAGGACTATGCCGTCATCGCCCACATCGGCGACTCGCGCCTGTACCTGTACCGCGACGGCGCACTCACCCAGATCACCGCCGACCACACGTTCGTGCAGCGGCTCGTCGACTCGGGCCGCATCACCCCCGAAGAGGCGCGCTACCACCCGCGCCGCTCGGTGCTCATGCGGGTGCTCGGCGACATGGACCCCGACCCCGAGGTCGACACGTTCATCATGCCGACCCAACCCGGCGACCGGTGGCTGCTCTGCTCGGACGGGCTCAGCGGCGTCGTCGACGACACGCACACCTCGAAGGTGCTCGGCCAGGGCCTGGCCCCCGGCCGCACCGCCGACCTGCTGCTCAAGCAGGCGCTCGACGGCGGCGCCCCCGACAACGTGACCGTCGTGCTCGTGGACGTCGGCGGCAACCACCCTCTGTTCAGCGGCACCCCGACCATCGTCGGCGCCGCGGCGGCCCCGACCGGCATCGACGTGCCCGCGGCGCGCACCGGTCGCGTGGGCGGCTGGTTCCACCCCGCCCGGCAGGCCGCCAATGAGCCGACGCACTTCGAGCCGTCGAGCGAGTTCCTTGAAGAGCTCATCGAGGAGGACCGCCGCCGCGCACGCCGCCGCCGCGTGTGGTGGGGCATCGGATTCCTCACGATCATCGCGGCGCTGGTGGCGGCGACCTTCCTCGCCTACTCGTGGACCCAGACGCGGTACTTCGGCGGAGCCGACGACGACACGGTCGTGATCTTCCGCGGCATCCAGCAGGACATCGGCCCGATCAGCCTGTCCGACCCGTACGAAGACACCGGCATCCTGCTCGCCGATCTGCCCGGCTACCAGCGCACGATGGTCGAGCAGACCATCTCGGCCCGCTCGCTCGCCGACGCGCAGGCGATCGTCGACAACCTGCGGCCACGGACGGAGACGGTGCCATGA
- a CDS encoding FtsW/RodA/SpoVE family cell cycle protein: MTAAPPDTDTTVVRALRKIRMPQTQRNRELGLLLFAFVITAVSAALVQLGARGALDFTFLYYCGGLGLLTLILHVVLRLKAPQADPFVVPIATVLSGLGLVMIYRIDIALGDEGWDALSTRQLVWAAIAIAGAVAVVVFLRNYRVLFRYTYLFGLTGIVLLLLPFIPGLGVEAGADVWVSIGGVFSFQPGELAKIALGIFFAGYLVRTREALTSVGHRFLGMTWPRPRELGPLLVVWLASMAIIVLQRDLGTGLLLFGMFVAMLYAATGKTSWVLIGVLLALAGAFAASRVLPYVGARFTNWLDAFNPELMNDSSHQLVNGLFGLAQGGLIGTGWGQGRPQLTPLSWSDYIFPSLGEELGLIGLFAILLLYMVFVSRGIRIGVTGQDDFGKLLAIGLSFTIALQVFIMVGGVTRLIPLTGLTTPFLAAGGSSLVANWLIVALLLRISDAVRSRPRVVIG; encoded by the coding sequence ATGACCGCTGCCCCTCCCGATACCGACACCACCGTCGTCCGCGCCCTCCGCAAGATCCGGATGCCGCAGACGCAGCGCAACCGTGAACTCGGGCTGCTGCTGTTCGCATTCGTCATCACGGCCGTCTCGGCGGCGCTGGTCCAGCTCGGCGCGCGCGGCGCACTGGACTTCACGTTCCTGTACTACTGCGGCGGGCTCGGGCTGCTCACGCTGATCCTGCACGTGGTGCTGCGCTTGAAGGCGCCGCAGGCCGACCCGTTCGTCGTGCCGATCGCGACGGTGCTGTCGGGGCTCGGGCTGGTGATGATCTACCGCATCGACATCGCGCTGGGTGATGAGGGATGGGACGCCCTGTCGACCCGCCAGCTCGTGTGGGCCGCGATCGCGATCGCCGGTGCGGTGGCGGTGGTCGTGTTCCTGCGCAACTACCGCGTCCTGTTCCGGTACACCTACCTGTTCGGCCTGACCGGCATCGTGCTGCTTCTCCTGCCGTTCATCCCGGGCCTGGGTGTCGAGGCCGGCGCCGACGTCTGGGTGTCGATCGGCGGGGTCTTCTCGTTCCAGCCGGGCGAGCTGGCCAAGATCGCCCTCGGCATCTTCTTCGCCGGGTACCTCGTGCGCACCCGCGAGGCGCTGACCTCGGTGGGCCACCGCTTTCTCGGCATGACCTGGCCGCGGCCGCGTGAGCTCGGCCCGCTGCTGGTCGTCTGGCTCGCGTCGATGGCCATCATCGTGCTGCAGCGCGACCTCGGCACCGGGCTCCTGCTGTTCGGCATGTTCGTGGCGATGCTGTACGCGGCGACCGGCAAGACCAGCTGGGTGCTCATCGGCGTGCTGCTGGCCCTGGCCGGCGCCTTCGCCGCCTCGCGGGTGCTGCCCTACGTCGGCGCGCGGTTCACGAACTGGCTCGACGCGTTCAATCCCGAGCTCATGAACGACTCGAGCCATCAGCTCGTCAACGGCCTGTTCGGGCTCGCGCAGGGCGGGCTCATCGGCACCGGCTGGGGCCAGGGCCGCCCGCAGCTCACGCCGCTGTCGTGGAGCGACTACATCTTCCCCAGCCTCGGCGAAGAGCTGGGCCTCATCGGCTTGTTCGCGATTCTGCTGCTGTACATGGTGTTCGTCAGTCGCGGCATCCGCATCGGAGTCACGGGACAGGACGACTTCGGCAAGCTGCTCGCCATCGGCCTGTCGTTCACAATCGCCCTGCAGGTGTTCATCATGGTCGGCGGCGTCACCCGGCTCATCCCGCTGACCGGGCTGACGACCCCGTTCCTCGCCGCCGGCGGATCGTCGCTGGTGGCCAACTGGCTGATCGTCGCGCTTCTGCTGAGGATCTCGGATGCCGTGCGCTCACGCCCCCGGGTGGTGATCGGATGA
- a CDS encoding peptidoglycan D,D-transpeptidase FtsI family protein yields the protein MTKEIRRLSIVMLFMFLALFASTSYIQVVGANELSAHPENRRALYDSYEVQRGTIIAGGTVIANSVPSDDVYSWIRTYRDAEMWAPVTGYINPVLQSATGLEQAMNSVLSGTDDSQFLSRIERIITGQPPRGSNVMLSLQPDIQQVAFEALSGYEGAVLAIEPDTGRILAMATSPSFDTNLLASHDAGAVNSAFDELSADPLNPLDNRAIAGKLNPPASTFKLVVASAALATGEYTPESTFPNPAAYTLPGTDNVLRNWDGGTCGPGEEASIATALQFSCNIPFAQLAVELGDDVIREEAAKYGFNMSFEMPLDSTPSVYPEGLNDPETALSGIGQGDVIATPLQMAMVAAGIANEGVVMNPRMVDAVVAPDLTVQQEFESTEFGRALSAELAEQMVSMMVTNVSAGVASGARIDGVDVAGKTGTAEHGPDDPYTLWFTGFAPAEDPEVAVAVVIENGGGLGQSGTSNGIAAPIAKKVIEAVLSR from the coding sequence ATGACCAAGGAGATCCGCCGCCTCAGCATCGTGATGCTGTTCATGTTCCTCGCGCTGTTCGCATCGACCAGCTACATCCAGGTCGTCGGCGCGAACGAGCTCAGCGCTCACCCCGAGAACCGCCGTGCCCTCTACGACTCGTACGAGGTGCAGCGCGGCACGATCATCGCCGGCGGCACGGTGATCGCGAACTCGGTGCCCAGCGACGACGTGTACAGCTGGATCCGCACCTACCGCGACGCCGAGATGTGGGCACCGGTGACCGGCTACATCAACCCCGTGCTGCAGTCCGCGACGGGACTCGAGCAGGCGATGAACTCGGTGCTGTCGGGCACCGACGACTCGCAGTTCCTCAGCCGGATCGAGCGGATCATCACCGGTCAGCCCCCGCGCGGGTCGAACGTCATGCTCAGCCTGCAGCCCGACATCCAGCAGGTCGCGTTCGAGGCGCTCAGCGGCTACGAGGGCGCCGTGCTCGCGATCGAGCCCGACACCGGGCGGATCCTCGCGATGGCCACGAGCCCCAGCTTCGACACGAACCTGCTCGCCTCGCACGACGCCGGTGCCGTCAACAGCGCGTTCGATGAGTTGTCGGCCGACCCGCTGAATCCCCTGGACAACCGTGCGATCGCGGGAAAGCTGAACCCCCCGGCATCCACTTTCAAACTCGTCGTCGCCTCGGCGGCCCTCGCCACCGGCGAGTACACCCCCGAGTCGACCTTCCCGAACCCCGCCGCCTACACGCTGCCGGGCACCGACAACGTGCTGCGCAACTGGGACGGCGGCACCTGCGGGCCGGGTGAAGAGGCGAGCATCGCGACCGCGCTGCAGTTCAGCTGCAACATCCCGTTCGCCCAGCTGGCCGTCGAGCTCGGTGACGACGTGATCCGCGAAGAGGCCGCGAAGTACGGGTTCAACATGTCGTTCGAGATGCCCCTCGACTCGACGCCGTCGGTCTACCCCGAAGGCCTCAACGATCCCGAGACAGCGCTCAGCGGCATCGGCCAGGGCGACGTCATCGCCACGCCGCTGCAGATGGCGATGGTGGCGGCGGGCATCGCGAACGAGGGAGTGGTGATGAATCCGCGAATGGTGGATGCCGTGGTCGCACCCGACCTGACCGTTCAGCAGGAGTTCGAGAGCACCGAGTTCGGCAGGGCGCTGTCGGCGGAGCTCGCCGAGCAGATGGTGTCCATGATGGTCACCAATGTCAGTGCGGGTGTCGCAAGCGGTGCAAGAATAGACGGGGTCGACGTGGCCGGGAAGACCGGCACCGCCGAACACGGTCCCGATGATCCGTACACCCTGTGGTTCACCGGGTTCGCCCCCGCAGAAGACCCGGAGGTCGCTGTGGCGGTCGTGATCGAGAACGGTGGAGGGCTCGGCCAATCGGGCACGAGCAACGGAATCGCGGCTCCGATCGCGAAGAAAGTCATTGAGGCGGTGCTGAGCAGATGA
- a CDS encoding serine/threonine-protein kinase — MRPTQGVSFGGRYELDSRIAIGGMGEVWEATDHVIGRTVAIKILKDEYMGDPGFLERFRAEARHAALVNHEGIASVFDYGEENGSAFLVMELVPGEALSTVLEREGSLSTDKTLDIVAQTAQALQAAHAAGLVHRDIKPGNLLITPDGRVKITDFGIARIADQVPLTATGQVMGTVQYLSPEQASGHPASPATDIYSLGIVAYESLAGKRPFTGESQVAIAMAQINDTAPPLPPTVAEPVQNFVMSMIAKKPDERPVSASAVARAATALRRGDVAGAAAIVPAIAGGAVAVDEVTQLLTAGGDEAATRIMPATAPSPVDPDADAEKKKRSPWTWPLIVLIVLLVLVLGGTLWALFGNPGGDEPAPTDTETSTTTTPPTPSDTPTDDPSIDITTLGFLGSTCDEAMAIAQENDLTGVVCGTGSAAPSQDQVGQIYEMNPVAGNIELDDRVTLTAYDEVTAIGTPEAAQIQVNGSKVDTVEEGTTVQVTWPGFQCPSGTGSPTSYNLTVINGTFDKNGQTTASFSADERPAQVTVNGEATRLLTVKYTVTCTIDGASGRDSEESSEAAATITAASTPEAEPPADDESGEG, encoded by the coding sequence ATGAGACCGACACAGGGTGTGAGTTTCGGCGGGCGCTACGAGCTGGACTCGCGGATCGCGATCGGCGGCATGGGCGAGGTCTGGGAGGCCACCGACCATGTCATCGGGCGCACCGTGGCCATCAAGATCCTCAAAGACGAGTACATGGGCGACCCGGGGTTCCTGGAGCGCTTCCGCGCCGAGGCCCGCCACGCCGCACTCGTCAACCACGAGGGCATCGCGAGCGTGTTCGACTACGGCGAGGAGAACGGCTCGGCCTTCCTGGTCATGGAACTCGTCCCCGGCGAGGCGCTCTCGACCGTCCTCGAGCGCGAAGGGTCGCTGTCGACCGACAAGACCCTCGACATCGTCGCGCAGACCGCGCAGGCGCTGCAGGCCGCCCACGCGGCAGGCCTCGTGCACCGCGACATCAAGCCCGGCAACCTGCTGATCACCCCCGACGGGCGCGTCAAGATCACCGACTTCGGCATCGCCCGCATCGCCGACCAGGTGCCGCTGACGGCGACCGGTCAGGTGATGGGCACCGTGCAGTACCTCTCGCCCGAGCAGGCATCGGGTCACCCGGCGTCGCCGGCCACCGACATCTACTCGCTGGGCATCGTGGCGTACGAGTCCCTCGCCGGCAAGCGCCCGTTCACGGGCGAGTCGCAGGTGGCCATCGCGATGGCGCAGATCAACGACACCGCGCCGCCGCTGCCGCCCACCGTCGCCGAGCCCGTGCAGAACTTCGTGATGAGCATGATCGCGAAGAAGCCCGACGAGCGTCCGGTGTCGGCATCGGCCGTCGCCCGCGCGGCGACCGCGCTGCGCCGCGGCGATGTCGCGGGCGCTGCGGCCATCGTGCCGGCGATCGCCGGCGGCGCCGTCGCGGTCGACGAGGTCACCCAGCTGCTCACCGCCGGCGGCGACGAGGCGGCGACCCGCATCATGCCGGCCACCGCGCCCTCACCGGTCGACCCCGATGCCGATGCCGAGAAGAAGAAGCGGAGCCCCTGGACGTGGCCGCTGATCGTGCTCATCGTCCTGTTGGTCCTCGTGCTGGGCGGCACTCTGTGGGCCCTGTTCGGCAACCCCGGCGGCGACGAGCCCGCTCCCACCGACACCGAGACCAGCACGACCACCACGCCACCCACTCCCAGTGACACGCCCACCGACGACCCGAGCATCGACATCACCACGCTCGGGTTCCTCGGCAGCACGTGCGACGAGGCGATGGCCATCGCACAGGAGAACGACCTCACCGGCGTCGTCTGCGGCACCGGCTCGGCCGCGCCCAGCCAGGATCAGGTCGGCCAGATCTACGAGATGAACCCGGTCGCCGGCAACATCGAACTCGATGACCGCGTCACCCTCACCGCCTACGACGAGGTCACCGCGATCGGCACACCCGAAGCCGCGCAGATCCAGGTGAACGGCTCCAAGGTCGACACGGTCGAGGAGGGCACGACCGTGCAGGTGACCTGGCCGGGCTTCCAGTGCCCGTCCGGCACCGGCTCGCCCACGAGCTACAACCTGACGGTGATCAACGGCACGTTCGACAAGAACGGTCAGACGACCGCGTCGTTCAGTGCGGACGAGCGGCCCGCGCAGGTGACGGTGAACGGCGAGGCCACGCGGCTGCTGACGGTGAAGTACACGGTGACGTGCACCATCGACGGCGCCTCCGGTCGCGACTCCGAGGAATCGTCCGAGGCTGCGGCGACGATCACCGCCGCGTCCACGCCCGAGGCCGAGCCGCCGGCAGACGACGAGAGCGGCGAGGGCTGA